The Anoplopoma fimbria isolate UVic2021 breed Golden Eagle Sablefish chromosome 9, Afim_UVic_2022, whole genome shotgun sequence genome contains the following window.
TGGCTATCAGACACACACgcagctgaaaacacacacacacacacacacacacacacacacacacacacacacacacacacacacacacacacacacacacacacacacacacacacacacacagcagtctgTTTGAACACTAGAGGGCGCTGAGAACAACGTGTTGTTCATCAATCCAGATGCTACAGCATctagctgtatgtgtgtgtgtgttgtctatAGACTCACAATCTTCATGGTGCAGTGTTTGTCCAAGATGATTGCCACCACTCCTGCTGTGATGAACTGagggcacacgcacacacacacacacacacacacacacacacacacacacacacacacacacacacacacacacacacacacacacacacacacacacacacacacacaggagacaggaggacagtcAGCACAGAGCAACATGACATCACCATATCAACATGACATCAACATGAcatcacctacacacacacacacacagacacacacacacacacacacacacagacacacacacacacacacacacacacacactcacacactcactcactcactcactcactcactcactcactcactcactcagacTCACCGTTAAGCCGCTCCACCAGGGAACTCCCAGGTTGACCACCTCAGTGATGTGAGTGAGGTGCAGAGGGATGGAGTAGGACATGACCATCAGTCCCAGCATCACCTGACTcacctggcacacacacacacaaacacacacacacatacacacacacacacaaacatacacacaattTTAAATTTTCTTGCGAGGAGAAACCCACACAGAGTATAACAGATCAGTTGGTGCACTGTTGAAGgagctaggctagcagtttgagtatttgtgctaagctaggctaaacacatCCTGAACCTCTCTCTACAGCAGACAACGTCTCCACCACAGCTAACGAGTGTAAACCCTTCTCCACCCAAGAGAGAGACCTCCACCCACAGAGCGAGACCTCCacccacacagagagagagagacctacacccacagagagagagagacctacacccacagagagagagacctacacccacacagagagacagatctacacccacagagagagacctacacccacagagagagagacctacacccacacagagagacagatctacacccacagagagagacctacacccacagagagagagacctacacccacagagaggagacctacacccacagagagagagacctacaCCCACAGAGACGGAGACCtacacccagagagagagagacctacacccacacagagagacagatctacacccacagagagagagagaccttcacccacagagagagacctacacccacagagagagagagaccttcacccacagagagagacctacacccacagagagagagacctacacccacagagagagagacctacacccacacagagagacagatctacacccacagagagagacctacacccacagagagagagagaccttcacccacagagagagacctacacccacagagagagagagagacctacacccacagagagagagacctacaCCCACAGAGACCTtcacccacagagagagacctacacccacagagagagagagaccttcacccacagagagagacctacacccacagagagagagacctacaCCCACAGAGATGGAGACCTACACCCACAGAGATGGAGACCTACacccacacagagagacagatctacacccacagagagagaccaacacccagagagagagagagacctacaCCCACACAGAGCGAGAGACCTACACCCACACAGAGCGAGACCtacacccacagagagagacctACACCCACAGAGCGAGACCtacacccacagagagagacctacacccacccacccagaGAGAGACTCACCCCCAGACTCTTGGGCTCTCCCCTCTGGATGGCAGCCCGCAGAGCCTGCTGTGTGTCCGTCAGCTTCACAGCGTTCACATCCTCCAACACCTGCACCGTCAGGTCCCTGGAGACTGACACCGCCATCACTGCAGAGGTCACTTTATAGATCAGGTCACAGAAAACCAGAGGAGCTGAAtgtcaaaaacaacagcagataaagtgaaacacaatgaaCATTGTTAAaagcattttccttttttatgtgtGTAATT
Protein-coding sequences here:
- the tmem176 gene encoding transmembrane protein 176, encoding MAVSVSRDLTVQVLEDVNAVKLTDTQQALRAAIQRGEPKSLGVSQVMLGLMVMSYSIPLHLTHITEVVNLGVPWWSGLTFITAGVVAIILDKHCTMKILRVCLIASGVSTVLSVVAVIIYSVDMSRNPGSPCVVTSYGPCDEEHYATMLSRGLKSSLLLFTLTQTVISAIVCFLLFRQRRSFGQYSSLHQAAPLTPTTITAPDFY